GAATCCCCCTTTACCTCGAGTGATCTCCTTATATCTGATTCTACAAAATACCCACTAGAGTCCTCTGACCTTGAGAACGATATAATGTCGAAAGGAAGCTGATCTCCACCATTTGGAGAGGAAAGTGGCCAAAAGAGAGCTACCAAAATCAAAGTAACCGAAACTAGCATGCTCGCAAAAAACGGAAGAATCCATTTTGTATCACTGAACACCCTTCCTGGGTGGAAATTTGCATTTTTCCTCATAATCATTCACTACTGATTCTCCCAATCTCCCCTCCTACGCAGAAAAACAAACCTCCCGAATTTTGAATTATCGTCGAACCCCAGTAAAATAATTCACAATCAACACAAAATCCCCCAATCTTCTCAAAAGCAGAAAACCAAGAAGAAGCAAAACATACCTATAACATCTAAGCATTAGCTGAAGAATATCCAAAACAAATCATGGGTTTCAAGCGAACCCACTCAAATTCCGTATATGCACAGAGATCAAAGAAGCTTAAGATGCGAACCCCAGCTCAAAACTGCAAAATCTGCTCAATCGCTCACCATGCACAAAAGCAAAGGTATGATTTTTCAGATGGGTTTTGCAAAAGCCACAcaaaatatgttaatttcaATCGAAACGAAGAAACCCGAATTGAAAGTGGTTGTTCATGTAGTCGTAATGTAACGTGTAGACAAATTCAGTTCTACCGGCAAAATTTATTGAGCAATAAACTGAAACTGAGGTTTATCCATAAATGTTGTCAGATCTAACTTACTTCTAATAAACAACGgcaaaaagttttcaaaaaacgGAGAACATAACCTTCTATAACTTCCATATACTTCAAACCCACAACAAAAGCTGAGGATGTAGCTGAAGATGAAAAGGACAGAGAGTGATTACTGACCCGCTCAGAGCCGTAGAAATTGCCTCATTGTGTAAAAAAACGGAAtgaatttattagtttaattggtgagtttaatttaattaacagaCAACAAATAGTTAGTATTTAGGAATGGGGTCACTGTTGGGTTGCTTCTTCCCACTGTGCATACTTTCCCAAATCGCGTTGTTGACGAGGAGTGCAAGTCAAGTGGTATGCAGTCGATGGATTGGTTGGTGGTGCTgggtttttcctctttctcttctGAAAAAATGGAACGATGTCCAACATTTATGACCCTTCTACATACTGATGTTGTTGAAAACTGGTTTCTCCTAATTAAAACATAAAGcaattttctatgttttcaaataatcttatttttcaaaacaattaacaGCTATTTTTAACCATGTTGGTACAATGTGTTGGGGTGCAACTTAGGTAGTTCACCCgatcaaatccaaatccaatttAATCTTTGAACGAGTCtgaataatcatttttaatactaatCTAACctaaacctaatttaatatttttataatatttataatgcatcttatcctataaaataatattcatttttttctatttttaagaaaaatattaaattatatttattcttttattactatattaaaattttatcctatttattatttaaattttcatataaatacattaaaataatatcatagatatattttaaattatataactCAACCAATTTGAGTCTAATCCGAGTCTAACCCGATCAACCCAACTTTTAATTCTTGTTTGGCATGTGTTACAATAGAAATGTTATTGTTACATCTTTCAGTGTCATCCAACCCAAACTCAACTCACCCACATAGTCCAACCAGCAACATAGCGCAACCCACTAACCCACATagctttcttttatttttgcagTTCTTACTTTCTCTGATCCACTCACCCACATAGTCCAACCAGCCCACATATTCACCCACGTGTCTTTTAATCTTTACTTTCTTTAACCCACTCACCCACATAGCCCAAAATCCATAAACTACTCATTTATTATCTCTGTGGATCTGGTtatgtaaaatttaatttaggtttttttaattaaaaattggttttaaatcATTCCCTCATAAAAATAAGGAagcaatatttatttttctctttgctaGGTCTTGACCCAAATGAGCAGCCTTTGATCCATGAATGGTCCAATTGATTTGTTCTTGGGGCAATGGCCCAATTATCTACTATTGACATCAACCTGGTTCAATATATTACAATTGCCCGCAGAGAAAATAGACCCAACGCCACCAGATAGAGCCTGAGGCACGGATTGACAAATCCAGGGCCCAGAAAATATATGGCCCATTGGGCCCAATTATTGGTAATCTTTAATGGGCTTTGTTTGGTGAGTTAAATCCGAGTTCCACCTTGATTCTAGGAGACTGAGcatcaatttataaatatatatatattttaaaaaaatattcgtTGATAAGAGAAATCCAAAAATCAGTTGTACTGTTCTgaaattaaggtaaaaaaataattaaaaatgatttatcttgattaattattattatagaaaGGTGGCCTAATTTATAGTATGACCTTTTCCTTGGATTTCTAGTCAAACATCTCGACCACCTCTAATTTATTAACTTCTTCCACGCGCCTCAATTAAGGCTTTGATAGGTGATTGTTTTATAAtgcagtttttgaaaattattttttaatgtcttataaaataaaaataaaatatttttaacttatttttaatttttattttattttataatcattttacatacttatattgttaatttttaaaacattccttataaaataagtaaaaataataaaaaatattatttaaaaatattacatttatattcttaagaacataaaaccGAGAACCCTTTTTTATCATCCCTCGTATTCTTTCTCATTCAAAATACgagaattatttaataaaatttcaaattaataggaATTAATTATGTTTAATCAAAATCTAAgataatgaaattaacccttctCTTTTTCATGGCATGGGTTTTGGGTTTGACGTGATGAGGTGATAATGAATTTACGAGAGGAGTAAAGGTTGACCTGGGTGAaaatcagagagagagagagagaggagagagaggagagagagagagagaaaaaggagaagTTAAAAAACGCCGTCGTTGGGCACTTTAGGGAGAATCTAATAATGTACGAGTGAGAAGGGGATTCGatcatataatatttacatatatggGATTTGAAGATATGAGATGTGGCATCCATGACAGTGACGTCTCTtcttctccctctctctctctctctctctctcctttttcaatttcttcCCTCCTCAGCTGCCTCCCTCCATCAATTTCTAAAGCTATAAGGCTACGATtccatttctttatatttggcTCCCCTGTATCAGAACTTGGAATTCTGTCATACAGCCTGGATTCCTGGCCTCCTGGCCTCcttattatattaatatcaGATTGTTAGACTCTAGTAGGTGCAGAAAGCAGGTAAGAGCTACTTTATGGTTAAAATGATTGAATCCCCACAAAACTTTGATTTCCTTTTCCTCACTTCCTCAACACCCAATTAAATAGCAAGGGAAGGGGTGGTGGCAACCACCAACATACCATACTGAAAATGCCCCCATGTGGCCTCTCTCTTAGGGGGGAATCCACATAGAGACCCCAGGGTGTGGCCTACAATAGGGCGAGTGAGTCCATGTTGAGGCTCTTTTGGCTGAAAGTGGCTCATATAATTTGATAGATTCCAAGCTCTTTGTGTGTGTTCAAAGGTCATCACGAAGGTGGCCATTATATGTCTAATAACTTAGTACTTAGTTTATAAGTGAGGGTGAGTGTTTTTCGCAAAGGGGAATGTATCCTATTTACTTACGAAAGCCAATAGAATATCAGATCCTCACCAATTTTGTAGGCTTAGACTTTTATTGCCGACATAAAATATCTCATTTCGATCGTGGGAAAGGTGGGAAAGGTAAACCCTTGGGATGATTAATTTCACACTGATCATACTCTACAAACATGCTGATCCACTTAAAATGTGCTGAGTCTAATATCCAATGGTTGGAAATTCTTAAAAGACTATCAATTGCGTAGTtaacaaaacaattaaaatccatataaaatatttttattctaattttaaagtAGGAAACTTTTAAATATCAAACTCCCAACAATATTGTGGGTAAGCGATCAGATCAGTCAATGtagaaacaaattattattggCAGGGAGACTTCTAGATGTAATCAAATAGGTTGTTTGGAATATCGAGGGTCTCTTTTGACGCTAACTTTAACAATTATGTAGTATTACCAAACATCATTGGACTTCTTCAGCAGTCTCTAGGATAACCCATTGGATCCTATAAAAAAGAACCCCATCATAAGCTTTGAGTTAGGTGGCCATCCAATAATATTTGTTAAGAAAAGTACCAAAGACTTGTCAAAGACCATTGTCTCCAGACCCATAATACGCTGATTTCAAAATGGTAGGCCAACCATCACGCTGGAAATTTTGAGTGGTCCTTTGAGAAGAATCCAAAGTATAATTGCACATTGCAAGCTAGCATTAGCTGGAATGCCCCTCTTTAATTTCAGACTCACTGTGGCGTCTCCCTTGGAACCCCCTTCAAAAGGGGTTGCTGCCTTGACTTTTATACATCAGAACGCTTGTAATCACTACGCATAATCATCAACCTGGTCTCCTAAACTTTGTAGATATAGCTGACCGGCCAACTGggggtttgaaaattttattttccttgagaAAAAGTTGACAGAGGCATACTGTTTGATGTAGTTCCAGTAGGGTTGCTGCTAAAAAAATCCGTGACTGCTACACCACAGCATTGCAAGATGGAAAAATATTGTTGTGTCTGTCTGCCAACTCCCTTCTAACTGATTGCTCTGGGGATCCAGTCTTCCATTGAATACAGTCCATTTCAGCTTAAGTTTATGTGGCCATGAAGTATTCACTGTAAAACAATCCATCTCGAACAATGGAGGATTTTTGTATTTCACTGAAAAGTGAAAGAGGAAGAAGACGATGGTAGGGGAAAACTCTAGCGGGCAATGACTGGCCTTGTTGCCCACCAGTGTATGTGTATATGCAATATGCATCTAGATGCATCAGGCACTGCAGCTGGTAGGACAGCCTAAAAAGGGAGGCTTGGAGCTTGGAGCTTGGAACTTGGAACTGGGAACCTACCTGCTGATGAAGTATAAGAGCTTCTGAGCTAGTTTTTGAGCTATGAAGGGGCCATACATACGTGCAAGAAACATGTGCTGCAAGCACGGATGATCATTGCAGCAACAGTAATAAAAGTACTGAGTCATAATACTAACAACTTGTCCAGAAATCAAAGCATTTGATGATCAGTATCCTCTTGCTCAAAAGCCCACATGATAGGCCCTGCAAACTTACTGCATTAGTTTGGCAGCACTTGATGTAAGCTCTGTTAAGTGTTATCAGTGCTTGATGCCATGTTTATGTGATTGATGGATTCATACGCATATGACCTTTATGACTAGAGCATCCTCTTGAGATTTGTGAATCTCATGACATGAAGATAAGGTCAGCTTTGAGACTAGGTAAAAGGAAGTATTTACCCAGACCGAGTGGGAAAAgatcaattataaaaaaaaagaaaaaaaaagggaattgtGGGGTACCAAGAAAGGAGCTTGGGTGCTTAAAAAGAGGCCAGTAATTAACACCCCTGCATCCCATTAAACATATATCCCACTTTTTAATAAGGGTACTCATATACAAATGAGTTGTTGCCCTTTTGATATCAAGTGGGCTTCCCCAAAATCAACTCATTTGTGCATAATGCAGTGAGAGAGCCATGAGGGGAAAGAGGGAAGAGGGCTGATGATCATTATTCATTAGAGGATTCCTtatgttcaaaaaaaaaaaaactaatgaacacttaaatgatgaaaaaagcTAAACCCCATCAAATTAAGGATTGGAATTTCATGGAGATTGACATGTAAGAAACAGTGGAGGTCCAAGGTGTACCATTCTATATAGGAAGGACTGAAAAGAGAAAACCCTTTGTCTCTTTCATGCCATTTTGAGGAGGGCTTTTTCCTCTATTATATTCAAAAGAGGTGCCCTTATCCTATGCTTGAAAATCAATATGaaccccctctctctctctctctctctctctcacttgACAACTTGTTCATGCTGCACGTTTCAAACTTGTTAATAAGTCACATGTGACAATAATTTCATCAGGAGAAGATTTTTCTCGCACGAGATAGATTACCCAAAACATTGACCAAAACAAATTCATGTGGTGTTTTATTGACCTAAATTTTAATGACTTGACCCACATGTCAACATAAATCTCGTCAAAGTGCTAATTTCGTTTACCATGAAAAAACGaaatttctctttcctttttcttagaAACCCAACTATGTGACCACCTTATTTTTATCACACCAAAATCAAATAACATAGATATTTGTGATGGTAGGAGTGAATTTGTGAGCCAACAGATGGAACAATGTATGGTGTTTGATGGTATGAAAAGGGAAGGCAGCGAAAAACCCTAGCAGAAAAGAGAGAGCAGCCAAACAGAGGAGTAggtgtaaaaaattaaaaagagtacagctttcaaaaaaaaaacctcgTCCCCTTCCCATGAGAGGGATTTGCCCATAAACCGTAGGGTACCCTACTTTTATCAAACAACAGATATTTATTTACTATTGTTTGAGACTTTATTTCATGTCATGTCATGCAAGTAGCACAAGCCCACATCAACTCCGTTGGCCTTAAGGAGGGAAaggaagaaaggagaaaaaaaaaaaaaggggaagaaaTTAGGGGGAGAGAGCGCCCTTTAACCCTCCACCCCACGACATTTGTTTTGGATTGTCCAGCTCATTCAACACCCACACCAACTTCTCTCTCTAAatgctttctctctctctacgataaactctctctctccttttcaaCGTTTTCTCCACCAGATCTCTCGGGGTGAGCCGTGGAGATGCGCGCTCATTGAGAGACTTTTCCTTGGTTGTGCTTTTCCATGTTACCAAACGCGGCCTTTGGACTTACCCCCATGTTATTTTTCTGATTGGTTTTCTTGGTTTATTTCGTGAGTTTTTTTGGGTTGATTAGATCTGGgggtttttgtattttttggagGTAGAGGAGAAATGGAGAATGGGGGTGGCGGTGGCGGGGAGTTGATGTTCAGTGATGAGGAATTGCGAGAGATAAGTGGGGTTAAGAGAGGTGGAGATTATGTGGAGGTGACGTGTGGGTGTACCAGCCATAGATATGGTGATGCTGTTGGACGGCTTAGGGTTTTCATTGGTGGTGATCTTGAAATCACCTGTGAATGCACCCCTGGTTGTCAGGAAGGTTTCTCTCTCCGGACCCTCTCTCCATATATAAGCATATTCTTTTGCTCTTCTTGGGAAAtgggttttgatttttatgCATGTTGATGTGTGTATGTGTTTGGTTTGTGGTGGACTGGGTTAGGAGTTCATCGCTGCCACAAAAAGAATGTATATTTGATGAAGAGTTTTACTGTTTTTGGCAAATGGGTTTTGATTCTTATGCATGTTGAATATGTGTATATCGAGTTTTAAGGTACATGGGCCGTGAAGTTAATGTCACCCACTTTGTTTCTTTCATCTGTTTTGGAATAGAATGTGGATTGATGAAAGTCTATGTAAGATGTTTAGGTTTTCTGTCACACAGTTCATGTGTATGTTGATTTGTCTGAGTGACGAACTTCTCTTTTCTTATCATACAACAGGATAGTGCAATTCTAGTCTTTACGTTTCTTACTCTATAGGGTATGGTTTAGATTCACCGATGGCCTGTGTATTGATTAAAGGACCTTCCTTTGAGCCGTTGTGGAATGGTTAAGCCTACACTCTCATTGTTGATGCTATTGTAAGATGCCTGGCGTAGGTTCTTTGACATTGGTTTTTGATTCTAGGATTCTGTTTTTTCTGTTTGACCAAGTAAAACTCTGTATTATCATATGGCAAGCTTCACGAATCAAATGGGCTTTGTCTATGATCTGATGTCGTGTTTTTTCCTGATAAGTCAAGACAAGAGCAGTAagtctatatattttttttttcatcctttacCTCAGAATCTCATGGCAAGAAGTCATGtcttcttatgattttaatgaGAAGCATGCACATGGGATTTCAAGTTGTTATAAGGTTCTGTGATTTTGAGTGTTTTGAGTTTGTTTCTGTTTTTATGGTGCTGTGATCAGAAATCACCATGCAGAAGGAATAGATTTCCTCACATGACAATTGGTGGTCTGAGTGAAAAGGAATTTAATCTGCCCTTACATGATTGTGTACTTCTGGTTAGTCGTATGGCAAGACCTGTAATTCAGAGTCTAATGAAAAGTTCAAAAATTCCTGCAAAAGTTTGATTATTAAGTATTGCCTGTTGAATAATTGGTTTTAAATTAGCTCAAGTGTTTGACATAAGCTAAAGGGCCAAAGTCGGATAAGTACTCAAAACTTTGAGAAGTTTTAATGGCAAAAATTAAGCTCAGGATTGAACTAATGATTTTCTCTTCACATCTCCAGAAAACTTAGGCATCCAGCCGAGAGTGGATTCTGTTTGTAGGAGTAATGGATAACGCAAAGTGAGAAAAAGCCATTCTTTTATAAAAGTTGCCCAAACTTTTCAAGAGCAAGTTCACAACAGGTGTTTGGACCCACGTTGAGATCATTTAGGCACAAAACTTATCATTAAGTTGCTTATGGCTATCTAGTCTGTAATTATTCATCTTTGTACCGTCAGCCCTATTCTTACTTTATCAAAAGAATATGGTGGGTGCAATGGGCAAGACCATCACGTTAATGTTTTAGATCTTGGTAGATATGATCTTTAAGACGATACCCAACAAGTGGTAGTTGATACCCATAATTCCATCATGTGCTACACTTGTCAGGATGTGGTCAATTCATGAGAAACATCAGTATTCCAGTGTCCAGTACATCTGCCTATAGTATACTATTGTTACATTTGaggttttaattctttttttttttcctcagaTTCTTGGTGCGatcatttaattttctaattttctttgataaatgaattttttcatgtttctaaATCAGTGATTTTCATGACTAGACAAGTTGACCCCAGCTGCATTTGAGAAGCATTCTGGAAGAGAGACAGCTAGGAAATGGAAGAACAATGTCTGGGTAATAGTTAATGGGGAGAAGGTTCCATTGTCAAAGACAGTGCTGCTTAAATACTACAATCAAGCATCAAAAAATGCTAATGGGTCTCACAGATCCCATAATGGACGAGTATGTCATCGAGATGAATTCGTTCGCTGTACTAGGTGTAACAAGGAGCGCAGGTTTCGTCTCCGGTCTAAAGAGGAATGCCGAATTCACCATGATGCTTTGGCAGATGTGAATTGGAAATGTCCTGATCTGCCATATGACAAGTATGATTCCATCCTGCTCttcttaaataaattgttttccattttttttaatgataccTGTTAGAGTTTGTTCTTTCTGATATATGCCATTAGCATTCTAGATTATGTTATTGAATTTTATCTTTTCACCCCACTAAAACATATATAGAAATATGAGGTCAGTTCCATTTAGAgagcagaaagaaaaaaaaatggtggagaTTGCTAATCATTTTCAGCTGCTTTTCTTTGTTAGTTCCAGCTGCAGCTGTATCTTAATTGTTTGCTTCCTGTGCTGGCCTGTCCCAGATTTCGGTTCATGTTATGCATTCTTTATATTGTTACAACAGCTTCTCTTGAATCCCTTCCTCCACCCACCGTTCTAGTGTAATAAAGGTACTTGAGCTAGTGTAGCATTCCCAAGCACTATCCTCATTTGCAGCCCTGGGATATAAAACAGTGGATCTACCAGCAGCAGAGGCTGCGTACACATGTTCACCTGTTTTTCTACTACCATAGGCAAGAGCAGTTGCTGATATCGAGTGTCTAGTGTTTTCATTTGCATGTTAAGGGCATTTTCAGTTGTAGCACCATGAAGTATTTTGTGCCTGTAACTAACCTATAAGGTGTCAGTTTTCCTCCTAAAGTCATTAGTTGGAGATACAAGTTGCTCAATACAATTCAAGGAATGTGGAGTTTAGTGTATTGGAGTCTTAGTAATGTTGATTAACTTGGTAAATGGTAACTGTCTAAGTCCAAAGAAGGCCCTTCTCATGTCATAGTTGAAGTGTGAAGAAAACATGAACTAGTGGGCTAGGGAATTTATCATCTCAAATCAAAAGACTCCAATCTGTTTTTCAGAGGCTTTTTCTAGTTGCTAAATATCTGTGGAGGCTTGAGATGTTGAAAtgtaaaaacttgtttttattctttgatCCAAACATCACAGAAAATGAAGGTTGTTTTACAATGTCCACTGGATGAAATGTGAATCAACCTGTATGCCATTAGGCATAGGAATGATCAGATTTGGAAATTTAACTGCTGTGTGTTATTCTCTTTCACGCATTAGCATAGTGATTATTAAAGAGTGAGTAATAATGATCGCTTCCAATATATTTCTGGTTTCTTCCTCATACATCTTTTACAATCTCCAAAAAGGACTTTTCATTTATTAGACAATTATAAGTTCTAGCTGCTGTATGGTTCATCGTCCCTCTTGGGTTTGTGTAAAGATTGATgattctaaaatattatcatgACAAACATTGAATTTGTGGTACTATGGTGCCAGCTGAATTGTTGTAGCAACTTTTCTTGCTAAAAGGACATTTAATCTTTCTGGGTATATGTATGCATTGCTGTTGAATTCCCAAGTCAGTGAACTATTCAGTAGACTATGTAAGTGATTAATTAttgcatatttatatttatcagaATCTCATTGAATTATagtcaaatatttttatgcATGTGTTGTATGACTGCTGCAATAAAACTggtttatattgaaattttgagtAAGACAACTTTGTGTCCCTCCTAAAGAAAGTATAGGTAATAGCAGAACTCATTTTTCTGTTAAAAGTGTGTGCTGGAGTGAATCAACTAGTTCGACGTAATTCACAATAGAGACATTGCAATGATAAGATGAGTGTCATAATGAATAAGGATATAGtcaatgataattttaattttatgaaattaatgtATGGTCTGTTGTCTATTAAACAAGTTGTAGGTGAGAGGATTATGTGTATTCGCATCATTAGCAATTAAAAGAATGTGTTATATAGGTAATAGCAGAGCTCGTCTTTCTGTTAAAAGTGTGCTGGTGTGAATCTATTAGTTCGATGTAATTCACGGTAAAGGCATTGCAATGATAAGATGAGTGTCATAATGAATAAAGATATAGTccatgataattttaattttatgaaatcaagGTATGGTTTGTTTATTAAATGAGTTGTAGGTGAGAGGATTATGTGTATTCCTATCATTCAGAATTAGAAGAATGTGTTACAAGGATATTTTTGAAGGATGGATCAAAACAGAAGTCCTCACAGGAAGAAAGTCTAAGTTAGGTCAACCTAATGGTTATGTAAGACAAGGATGCTAAGTTAATATGAGTAAAGGTGTAACATATCATGTCTCAAGGAGTGTAGGATGCATGTCAATGCATGTGGATGCTGGTGTCATGATGACTGGTGCTTGACACATCAATCTTCAATAAGAAAAATTGTCCTAAATAATATAGTCGAATGAAGTTTTGAATTTCCTCTCTCTGCAAGGAGATTTCTGCTTTTGATTCTATCACATTCTTTTCCTTGTTAAATTTCACTCCTCATGCAAAAGGTTGTTTTCAAGGTTGGAATCAGTATGAGATACAACACTTGAGTTTGAAATGGTTTGCAATCTTGCCTTACATAATAGATTCCCTTGATAAATGAAAGGCTTATAATAGAAAATTGGAAGAATGGGGGCTTATTTTGATGATCTTTGTGGGTAAGAGGAAAAAGGGGGGTGAATTAAACTGAGGGGGAGCATGGTCGTGGTTGGTGTTGGAAAGAAAAGGAGTATAGAGGTTTGTGAAGGATGAAGAGATTAAAGGTTTTTACATTTGGGACTCTAGACTCGTAGAGGACTCCTGGTAGAACAAATATGCAAGTTTCACtagtttgattttgttttctttaatatgAGAAATGGCACTATAGCAGCCCTGTTAAAGCGGTTACAACATATCATTGACTGTTATAAAAGCAACAAAACCATTATGATGATGTGATATTGTTGGATTTGAAGGAGGCCTAAATAGCCACCATATATTGTTGTGGGAGCAGCCATATGTTATGTAAAACAGCTATAACCCTGGAATGTGTTGAAAAGCTATGCCAATGCTTTATATAAATCATTGTAGAATTTGAGAGCCAAAACCCCTTTCTTGTCTTTATTTGATGTAACTACTTGCGCTGGCTGAGAGCAAAAAAATAGTTTAGTCAAATCACACATGAGCAGGTTCTATACTGATTGGAAAAGAATAGTCCTAAATAGTCTCCAAGTGAAACTGGGCCTTTGTGTGGAAATGAGAGTGCTAAGTTTTTTATGGACTGATAACCCTTGG
The window above is part of the Vitis riparia cultivar Riparia Gloire de Montpellier isolate 1030 chromosome 12, EGFV_Vit.rip_1.0, whole genome shotgun sequence genome. Proteins encoded here:
- the LOC117925883 gene encoding protein ULTRAPETALA 1-like: MENGGGGGGELMFSDEELREISGVKRGGDYVEVTCGCTSHRYGDAVGRLRVFIGGDLEITCECTPGCQEDKLTPAAFEKHSGRETARKWKNNVWVIVNGEKVPLSKTVLLKYYNQASKNANGSHRSHNGRVCHRDEFVRCTRCNKERRFRLRSKEECRIHHDALADVNWKCPDLPYDKITCEDEEERASRRVYRGCLRSPTCRGCTSCVCFGCEICRFSDCSCQTCIDFTRNAVA